GTAGCCTAGACCTGTAGATCTATATTGGTCGCCGTTGCTCTAACTACGTTGCTCGACCTAGGCTCGTCGTATCGAGACGACCTCCACCTTTAGCACGCCGCCAGGAGCCCGATATTCGACCCAATCTCCACTCTTGGCGCCAACGAGCGCTTGGCCAAGCGGCGATGTTGGCGAGACGACCTCGACTCCAGAGCGACGCTCCTCGATCGAGCCTAGAAAGTACTCACCGATATCGTCGTCATCCTCATAGCGCAGTGCCACAATCAGTCCTGGTCGAACGCTATCGGCACTCGAATTCTCGTCAGAGACGACTACAGCATTTTCGAGCAGTGCCTGGAGCTGGCGAACTCTCGCCTCCATTTTCCCTTGAGCATCCTTCGCAGCATGGTAGTCTCCGTTCTCACTGAGATCACCAAGTGCGCGCGCCGATTCAATAGCGTTGGCGATCTCAATTCGGCCAGTCGTAGTGAGTTCGTGCAACTCAGCAACCAAGGCATCATAGGTTGCTTGTGAGATCGTGGTTTCCGTCATGAAAAACACTCTAGCGCCTCGCTATAGTCGTCGCTGGCCCACTTAGGCGTTACCGAACAAAGATAGCCAGTCGCGATTGGCCCTAACCGCCCTTCTCGATGCTACTCTCTGGATAATGGCAAGGCATGACCCGTCGGCTTAGTTGATTTCAGATTTCGGACCGAGCAGCCTACAATTGTCGGATACGG
This region of Ferrimicrobium acidiphilum DSM 19497 genomic DNA includes:
- a CDS encoding GreA/GreB family elongation factor, which produces MTETTISQATYDALVAELHELTTTGRIEIANAIESARALGDLSENGDYHAAKDAQGKMEARVRQLQALLENAVVVSDENSSADSVRPGLIVALRYEDDDDIGEYFLGSIEERRSGVEVVSPTSPLGQALVGAKSGDWVEYRAPGGVLKVEVVSIRRA